From Eretmochelys imbricata isolate rEreImb1 chromosome 26, rEreImb1.hap1, whole genome shotgun sequence, the proteins below share one genomic window:
- the NODAL gene encoding nodal homolog, whose protein sequence is MPPRNTCGLELVCWALILMQLGMSESTGLSQQKDEQQLHTAGSSPGLKSLSTVRGFRHPHPALRYPLYMMQLYRSLVIGNHLGQPTMEASALQESDSVLSLVARSSLQAGDHWTLSFDLTSISSSHEVRLAELRVRLPSFPQAHNVTVDIYHSHEHKRQGNQTCVDRLFLGTFTSSPAVSHSSWRVFNVTSLLQAWLHQGVASGNGKHADAQGSQGQERTGSDSNVTDLTGVQNSSGSSQAEPAVSHGVTDKVLLVVFSKDKPSAEPSWASTLIRTAETSKHVMIDNASKELGNRRHRRNKQEKRRIKMADLSTPGLGEEGRSLCKRVDMIVNFEQTGWGSWIVYPKKYNAYRCAGECPAPVDETFKPTNHAYIQSLLKLYQPNRVPCPACAPVKMSPLSMLYYEKGEVVLRHHEDMIIEECGCN, encoded by the exons atgcCACCCAGGAACACGTGCGGCTTGGAGCTAGTGTGTTGGGCTCTCATCCTCATGCAGCTGGGCATGTCAGAGTCGACCGGTCTCTCACAGCAGAAGGATGAGCAGCAGTTACATACAGCAGGATCTAGCCCAGGGCTAAAGAGTTTGTCTACAGTCCGTGGCTTCCGGCACCCACACCCTGCTCTCCGGTACCCCTTGTACATGATGCAGCTGTATAGATCCCTCGTCATTGGGAATCACCTGGGACAGCCCACCATGGAGGCATCAGCACTGCAGGAATCTGACTCAGTCTTAAGCCTCGTAGCTAGAA GTTCTCTCCAGGCTGGGGATCACTGGACTCTCTCTTTCGACCTGACCTCCATCTCCAGCAGCCATGAGGTGAGGCTAGCCGAACTGCGGGTCCGCCTGCCGTCCTTCCCCCAGGCCCACAACGTGACGGTGGACATCTACCACAGCCATGAGCACAAGCGCCAGGGCAACCAGACCTGCGTGGACAGGCTCTTCCTGGGCACCTTCACCAGCAGTCCTGCGGTCAGCCACTCCTCCTGGAGAGTGTTCAACGTCACCAGCTTGCTccaggcctggctccaccaaGGGGTGGCCTCCGGCAACGGGAAGCATGCAGATGCTCAGGGCTCCCAGGGGCAGGAGCGGACTGGGTCAGACAGTAATGTCACTGACTTGACAGGTGTGCAGAATTCCagtggctccagccaggcggagCCAGCCGTGTCCCATGGTGTGACGGACAAGGTCCTGCTGGTCGTCTTCTCCAAAGATAAACCTTCAGCAGAGCCCTCCTGGGCATCCACCCTCATCAGAACTGCGGAGACCTCCAAGCATGTCATGATTGACAACGCCTCCAAAGAGCTGGGGAACCGCCGGCACCGCCGGAACAAGCAGGAGAAGCGAAGGATTAAAATGGCCGACCTCTCCACCCCGGGCCTGGGGGAGGAAGGCAGGTCTCTGTGCAAGAGGGTGGATATGATCGTGAACTTTGAGCAGACTGGCTGGGGAAGCTGGATTGTCTACCCCAAGAAGTACAACGCCTATCGGTGTGCGGGAGAGTGCCCAGCGCCCGTGGATGAGACCTTCAAACCAACTAACCATGCATATATCCAG AGTTTGCTTAAGCTGTACCAGCCCAACCGGGTCCCCTGTCCAGCCTGTGCTCCGGTCAAGATGAGCCCGCTCTCCATGCTGTACTATGAGAAAGGGGAAGTCGTCCTCCGCCACCATGAAGACATGATCATTGAGGAATGTGGCTGCAACTAA
- the ASH2L gene encoding set1/Ash2 histone methyltransferase complex subunit ASH2 yields MAAAGATAAAAPEEGEAAAPEAVAPAGDPPGPPEQGAGDSETGGDTTLVDVTAGLETESSNGKDPLEGAGDSSEVLDTQPGSVDEENGRQLGEIELQCGICTKWFTADTFGIDTTSCLPFMTNYSFHCNVCHHSGNTYFLRKQANLKEMCLSALANLTWQSRTQDEHPKTMFSKDKDIIPFIDKYWECMTTRQRPGKMTWPNNIVKTMCKERDVFLVKEHPDPGSKDPEDDYPKFGLLDQDLANIGPAYDNQKQSNAVSASGSLNGGASLGGGIPAGGSGKGRGAKRKQQDGGTTGTAKKTRSDPLFSAQRLPPHGYPLEHPFNKDGYRYILAEPDPHAPDPEKLELDCWAGKPIPGDLYRACLYERVLLALHDRAPQLKISDDRLTVIGEKGYSMVRASHGVRKGDWYFEISVDEMPPDTAARLGWSQPLGNLQAPLGYDKFSYSWRSKKGTKFHQSIGKHYSAGYGQGDVLGFYISLPEDTETAKSLPDTYKDKALIKFKSYLYFEEKDFVDKAEKSLKQTPGSQIIFYKNGVSQGVAFKEIFEGVYFPAISLYKGCTVSVNFGPYFKYPPRDITYRPLSDMGWGAVVEHTLADVLYHVETEVDGRRSPPWEP; encoded by the exons ATGGCGGCGGCGGGAGCAACCGCGGCGGCGGCGCCGGAGGAGGGGGAGGCGGCGGCGCCGGAGGCCGTGGCCCCGGCCGGGGACCCACCGGGACCCCCCGAGCAGGGCGCCGGGGACTCCGAGACCGG GGGGGACACCACCCTGGTCGATGTTACCGCCGGCCTGGAGACCGAGTCCTCTAATGGGAAGGATCCCCTA GAAGGTGCTGGGGACAGTTCTGAAGTCTTGGACACTCAGCCGGGTTCAGTGGATGAAGAGAATGGGCGACAGCTTGGAGAGATAGAGCTGCAGTGCGGGATTTGTACAAAGTGGTTCACAGCGGACACCTTTGGCATTGATACTAC ATCATGTCTGCCTTTCATGACCAACTACAGTTTCCATTGCAATGTCTGCCATCACAGTGGGAACACATACTTTCTAAGAAAACAAGCAA atctgAAGGAAATGTGCCTTAGTGCTCTGGCCAACTTGACGTGGCAGTCAAGGACACAAGATGAGCACCCAAAAACTATGTTCTCAAAGGACAAG gatatTATACCATTTATTGACAAGTACTGGGAGTGTATGACAACTAGACAGAGACCTGGAAAAATGACTTGGCCAAATAACATTGTAAAAACAATG TGTAAAGAAAGGGATGTGTTCTTGGTGAAAGAGCATCCAGACCCAGGTAGTAAAGATCCAGAGGACGATTATCCAAAGTTTGGGCTACTAGATCAG GACCTTGCTAATATTGGTCCAGCGTACGATAACCAGAAGCAGAGCAATGCTGTATCTGCTAGTGGAAGCTTAAATG GTGGAGCCTCTTTGGGAG GGGGCATTCCAGCAGGAGGTAGTGGGAAAGGAAGAGGAGCAAAACGCAAACAGCAAGATGGAGGGACCACAGGAACAGCCAAGAAAACCAGGAG TGACCCCTTGTTTTCTGCTCAGCGCCTGCCACCTCACGGTTACCCTCTGGAGCACCCCTTTAATAAAGATGGATATCGTTACATTCTGGCTGAGCCTGACCCCCATGCGCCTGATCCAGAGAAACTGGAGCTAGACTGCTGGGCTGGAAAACCTATTCCTGGAGATCTCTACAGAGCATGCCTATATGAACGAGTCCTCCTAGCATTGCATGACCGAG CACCTCAGCTAAAGATCTCCGATGACAGACTGACCGTTATTGGAGAGAAAGGATACTCTATGGTACGAGCCTCGCATGGGGTGCGGAAGGGAGACTGGTACTTTGAGATATCTGTGGATGAGATGCCTCCAGACACAGCTGCCAGACTTGGCTGGTCGCAGCCACTAG GGAACCTTCAGGCTCCCCTAGGCTATGACAAGTTCAGTTACTCCTGGCGCAGCAAGAAGGGAACAAAGTTTCATCAGTCCATAGGCAAACACTATTCAGCTGGCTATGGGCAAGGAGATGTACTGGGTTTTTATATCAGTCTTCCTGAAGACACAGAGACTGCAAAGTCACTGCCTGATACCTATAAAGATAAG GCTTTGATCAAGTTCAAAAGTTACTTGTATTTTGAAGAGAAGGACTTTGTGGATAAAGCAGAGAAGAGCCTAAAGCAAACTCCTGGAAGCCAA ataaTCTTCTATAAAAATGGTGTCAGCCAAGGAGTTGCCTTTAAAGAGATTTTTGAAGGTGTTTATTTCCCGGCCATTTCTTTGTATAAGGGCTGCACG GTTTCAGTAAACTTTGGACCGTACTTCAAATACCCTCCAAGAGATATCACTTACCGTCCC CTAAGCGACATGGGCTGGGGTGCTGTTGTAGAGCACACATTGGCAGATGTCCTGTATCATGTGGAAACCGAAGTTGATGGAAGACGAAGCCCACCGTGGGAGCCCTAG